The Metallosphaera hakonensis JCM 8857 = DSM 7519 genome includes the window CCCCTCATACTCGTAAAGCTTCATGGGTATCTATAATTATATTCGCATACTTGTTTAAGAAAGCATCTATTGCACTTAGGCTTAGATTGTAAACAAAAAGCTTTTCCAACAGCACCTAAACCAGCATGCAAAACCTTATACGTATATAGATCTGGTTTCGTACTCTCATGAACAATGTTTTGAACGTCCCTCTTTCGCAGATCTTTATTTGTGAGTCTACTAATTACTCTGCGAGAATATTCGGTTGCTGGAAAAATCAACTGATGACCTGCAAATAATAGAATGGAGTCTGCGGTTTCCTCTCCCACACCTTCCTGCTTTAGTAGTAGATGTCTGTTCTCCAACTTTAGAAGATTAGTGAGCCCTCCCATGCTTCTGGCAAATCTCGAGAAGTTTAGTATTCTTCTGGATTTAGTTTTATAAAAGTTGATTGACTTCAAGAACGATTCCAGGGTAGGTAAATCTAATTGGGCTATGGAATCTATGCTAGCTAGATTAGCCTTTTCTAGGGAACTGATAGTTGCTTTTACCGATTCCCATTTTGTTAGCTGAACGAGAAAAGCTGATATTACAATCTTATCTGCAGTATCGAAACCGTCCCACCATTCGAAGGAGTACGGCTCCGATATAATCCATCCTGTCTCCCTTATTATGTCTCTATTATTCTGAAAGATCTCCACTAAACTACTCAAGGTAATTCATGATCACCTTAACTAGTTTCTCGGTTCCGGGCTGATGAGACTTGGGTTTGTATGGATTCTCAAGAAATTTAGCTAACTCCTCATTACCCCAAGTTGAGGGATCATCCAAGAAGTACGCTCCGATTATGGTAGAGTAACGCCTTACATCTTCATATGTTGCAGCCCTAGTAAGGTCTTTATTAAACACAATTACAGTTGGCTTACCATACAGGACGGCCGACTCCATGGCCGTCTTGCCCTGATGAGTGATAACAACGTTTGCTCCAGCTATTAACCTTTCAATATCAGGGTCAAAACTGAACGCCTTTACACCCTTTCTAACGTATATCTGTGGATCTACTTTTCCAGTCTGGATAACAACGTTGTTTAAACCAATTTCTAAAACCTTATCGAAAAGAGATCTGAATCCTTCTGTTCCCGCGGTTACAAGAACGTAACCCTCGTTCTTTGGATCATATTTCCTTTTCTGTAGCACAGGTCCCACCACTATC containing:
- a CDS encoding endonuclease III domain-containing protein, whose translation is MSSLVEIFQNNRDIIRETGWIISEPYSFEWWDGFDTADKIVISAFLVQLTKWESVKATISSLEKANLASIDSIAQLDLPTLESFLKSINFYKTKSRRILNFSRFARSMGGLTNLLKLENRHLLLKQEGVGEETADSILLFAGHQLIFPATEYSRRVISRLTNKDLRKRDVQNIVHESTKPDLYTYKVLHAGLGAVGKAFCLQSKPKCNRCFLKQVCEYNYRYP
- a CDS encoding UDP-N-acetylglucosamine--N-acetylmuramyl-(pentapeptide) pyrophosphoryl-undecaprenol N-acetylglucosamine transferase codes for the protein MKRLLVIASGGGHTGFARAVAEYMPFKVDFVIPEGDLNSRNLLSPYAEKIYEVSKPREPTGSNLSTIPKASRAISQSFSLPKYDITLATGSNHSLFPSFAQWTKGSTIFTLESQDRIVTKGKAVSILSHFSKGVFLHWEEQRSLYRNGIVVGPVLQKRKYDPKNEGYVLVTAGTEGFRSLFDKVLEIGLNNVVIQTGKVDPQIYVRKGVKAFSFDPDIERLIAGANVVITHQGKTAMESAVLYGKPTVIVFNKDLTRAATYEDVRRYSTIIGAYFLDDPSTWGNEELAKFLENPYKPKSHQPGTEKLVKVIMNYLE